Proteins from a single region of Candidatus Obscuribacterales bacterium:
- a CDS encoding serine/threonine protein kinase: MAQPTLQGRYQIVSPLGQGGMGTVYIARDLRLASRPCVVKKLRDEFFREEDRLKALSMFEREAHVLSQLQHPNIVAVLDYFEEDGGYFLVMEYVEGKDLSSLLKLRGQPFSEEQVIEWASQICDVLDYLHGHDPAVIYRDLKPSNIMLDVKGRIKLVDFGIARPFDPSGEGTHVVSAGYSPPEQYWGDAHVYSDTYSLGATMHFLLTNSDPTPLNVSIPKNFKPEISDGLSAIVQKATQQNAMDRYQTAVDLKDDLVRLHKPSIKQFPEVRPPNRMVELIAVVAILVVTTLAFFAYQQLIQSMFTGKDKNADVDVFRQTRDSMPIQASQIGVASTKQKSELTPKQKNLLNLQQPESKKQVAPLQIDDEAHLTDPDGLQSGGWR, translated from the coding sequence GTGGCGCAACCGACTTTGCAGGGACGATATCAAATAGTCAGCCCGCTTGGTCAAGGTGGCATGGGTACTGTCTACATTGCGCGTGATTTGAGACTTGCATCGCGTCCTTGTGTTGTGAAGAAATTGCGTGATGAGTTTTTTCGCGAGGAAGACAGGCTGAAAGCTCTTTCGATGTTTGAAAGAGAAGCTCATGTGTTAAGTCAGTTGCAGCATCCTAATATTGTCGCGGTGCTTGATTATTTTGAAGAGGACGGCGGCTATTTCCTAGTCATGGAATATGTGGAGGGAAAAGACTTAAGCTCGCTGCTTAAGTTGCGTGGACAGCCATTTTCCGAAGAGCAAGTAATTGAATGGGCTTCGCAAATTTGTGATGTGTTGGATTACTTGCATGGACACGATCCCGCTGTTATCTATCGTGACCTTAAACCAAGCAACATTATGCTGGATGTAAAAGGTCGCATAAAGCTTGTTGATTTTGGTATTGCTCGTCCGTTTGATCCATCAGGCGAGGGCACGCATGTTGTGTCCGCCGGGTATTCTCCGCCGGAACAATATTGGGGTGACGCGCACGTTTATTCCGATACTTATTCGCTTGGTGCCACTATGCATTTTCTTTTGACCAATAGCGATCCAACACCACTGAATGTTTCTATTCCGAAAAATTTCAAGCCGGAAATTTCTGACGGCTTAAGTGCAATAGTTCAGAAAGCGACTCAGCAAAACGCTATGGATCGTTATCAAACGGCAGTTGATTTAAAAGATGACTTGGTACGTTTGCACAAGCCTTCAATTAAGCAATTTCCGGAAGTAAGACCACCAAACCGAATGGTGGAGTTAATTGCTGTTGTGGCAATTCTTGTAGTGACTACTTTGGCATTTTTTGCCTATCAGCAATTGATTCAGTCTATGTTTACCGGCAAAGACAAAAATGCCGACGTTGATGTGTTTCGCCAAACTCGCGATTCGATGCCCATTCAAGCAAGCCAAATAGGTGTTGCGTCGACTAAGCAAAAGTCAGAACTTACACCTAAGCAAAAGAATTTGCTCAATCTTCAGCAGCCGGAATCGAAGAAGCAAGTTGCTCCGTTACAAATTGATGACGAGGCGCATTTGACAGACCCGGACGGTTTGCAGTCGGGCGGTTGGCGTTAG
- a CDS encoding antibiotic biosynthesis monooxygenase has protein sequence MSKSLFVSINHIPVKPDRAEDFERMFKERDRGVEKMSGFISLDLVRPGTRAMMGGPEVPGTEYQVLTRWESREAFNGWVHSDEFKKAHSRPVDGSIFDGKSYLTLHDTVEGVGVQKNSVEV, from the coding sequence ATGAGCAAATCGTTGTTTGTATCGATTAATCACATTCCTGTTAAACCAGACAGAGCCGAAGACTTCGAGCGGATGTTTAAAGAGCGGGATAGAGGCGTCGAAAAAATGTCCGGGTTTATTAGCCTGGACTTGGTAAGACCAGGAACACGTGCCATGATGGGCGGTCCGGAAGTACCGGGGACGGAGTATCAAGTATTAACCAGATGGGAAAGCCGCGAGGCATTTAATGGCTGGGTTCACAGTGATGAATTCAAAAAGGCCCATTCTCGACCAGTCGATGGCAGCATATTTGACGGCAAAAGTTATCTAACATTGCACGACACTGTTGAAGGTGTTGGCGTTCAGAAAAATTCTGTGGAAGTCTAA
- a CDS encoding menaquinone biosynthesis protein, whose protein sequence is MDTVTIQSFLQAPAAGVSVETLRHPARLGHISFINSLPVLVPVLRRLVDMPAEIVIDAPTSLNRQYASGDLDLGAMSSYHYLKSGNLFLVPSMSISAEGPVGSVLLFSKQPLEQLRGATIAVTATSASSVNMLKALLLDQLSLNANFVVEQNPSLDSVSTDAVLVIGDHALAVDEQWSSLYYRVDLAEWWHKCYGLPFVFGLWAARAEWVRTNFGLFQEICSALVEAKRIGLSTAFADVIAEAKSKSGLTEERLKKYFLEELSFDFTERHMQGLAKYATLCQKYNLI, encoded by the coding sequence GTGGATACAGTTACAATTCAGTCGTTTTTGCAGGCACCCGCAGCAGGGGTCTCCGTCGAAACATTAAGGCATCCAGCCCGTTTGGGTCATATTTCATTTATTAACAGCTTGCCTGTCCTTGTCCCTGTATTGCGCCGTCTAGTAGATATGCCGGCAGAAATTGTCATCGACGCACCGACCAGCCTCAACCGCCAGTACGCTAGCGGCGATCTTGATTTAGGTGCAATGAGTTCATATCATTATCTGAAAAGCGGCAATTTGTTTTTAGTGCCAAGCATGTCGATTTCGGCTGAAGGTCCAGTCGGCAGCGTCTTGCTATTCAGCAAACAACCACTTGAGCAGTTGCGTGGTGCCACAATTGCCGTGACGGCAACTTCGGCAAGTTCAGTGAATATGTTGAAGGCATTGTTGCTGGATCAACTTTCTTTAAACGCTAACTTTGTTGTTGAGCAAAATCCAAGTTTGGATTCAGTATCTACTGATGCTGTATTGGTAATTGGCGATCATGCGCTTGCTGTAGATGAGCAGTGGTCGAGTTTGTATTACCGAGTTGATTTGGCTGAGTGGTGGCACAAGTGTTATGGTCTGCCTTTTGTATTTGGACTTTGGGCAGCGCGTGCTGAATGGGTGCGCACCAATTTTGGTTTGTTTCAAGAGATTTGTTCGGCACTAGTTGAGGCAAAACGCATTGGTCTGTCGACGGCATTTGCTGATGTTATCGCTGAAGCGAAGAGCAAAAGCGGACTGACAGAAGAAAGACTCAAGAAGTATTTTCTTGAAGAACTGAGTTTTGATTTTACTGAAAGACATATGCAAGGTCTGGCTAAGTACGCAACCTTGTGCCAGAAGTACAATCTCATTTAG
- a CDS encoding VWA domain-containing protein has protein sequence MNKKRQLRNCRGQSLVVLGAFLALFVVGVLGMFAFDAGRVEIAREQLMGACDAAALSSVCTLAGSDIANASDAHTHAINLAMNSFQQNYVMGKLLSNATQGAKNANPGPDEAVVNIEILDPHNNYQPVSAGDPRGKVVRVYGSYGVVPVFAKFLGVDKVVVHANSSGGIPQLDLILCFDVSASMDDQTKVTFVKRQFDPGANKIAYTITSTNGSPVGPTAEGPIAAIVGAQPSGTALNGLSPQNLECADYTTSHPLNFSESTDAKGLRGATNTGSPPGNYPGPSASGVGGAFTFTDVVVNLDGNVKFQGFSKDGYDFPDVATLVEAARGNLENEAVFQSSKAKQSLPYLTPRPGYQAKYLECARPQQQPIEDGRYAAQYFLNIMNINTDAHFGVVSFSNEAGPTKLPGFNVSPKYNAGGTCEVVIPTVELSRNQNNFTNVMSAVGSVEAYGSTNIGDAVNTAVQHLKAQNRPTSKQVIVLFTDGMPTQGGPLSNDPFTNARQAAVKAHDAGIPVFTLGLAQNQEIIPYETAILNDTNDDPGSGGIAAISGNGARFYLVTDSSKLRATFENIARQLVQLIDTGVEE, from the coding sequence ATGAACAAAAAAAGACAGCTACGAAATTGTCGCGGCCAATCATTGGTAGTGCTGGGAGCATTCCTTGCATTATTTGTGGTGGGTGTTCTTGGGATGTTCGCATTTGATGCAGGACGAGTAGAAATTGCCCGCGAGCAACTGATGGGCGCCTGCGATGCAGCCGCTCTATCCAGCGTTTGTACTCTGGCGGGCTCGGACATAGCCAATGCAAGTGACGCGCATACGCATGCCATCAACTTGGCGATGAATTCGTTCCAACAAAATTACGTGATGGGTAAGCTTTTGAGTAATGCGACTCAGGGTGCCAAGAACGCTAATCCAGGACCGGACGAAGCGGTAGTGAATATAGAAATCCTAGATCCGCACAACAATTACCAGCCTGTAAGTGCCGGTGATCCCAGAGGCAAAGTCGTCAGAGTTTACGGTTCTTATGGAGTTGTGCCTGTCTTTGCAAAATTTCTTGGCGTAGACAAAGTTGTTGTGCATGCCAACTCGTCAGGCGGAATTCCGCAGCTTGATTTGATTTTGTGTTTCGATGTCTCGGCATCGATGGATGATCAAACCAAAGTTACCTTTGTTAAACGTCAATTCGATCCTGGTGCAAACAAAATCGCTTATACAATTACTTCTACAAATGGTTCGCCAGTTGGACCTACAGCTGAAGGACCAATAGCTGCTATTGTGGGAGCCCAGCCATCGGGAACAGCTTTGAATGGTTTGTCACCACAAAATTTGGAATGTGCTGATTACACAACTAGCCACCCGCTTAATTTCAGTGAGAGTACCGATGCCAAAGGTTTGCGCGGCGCAACAAATACTGGATCGCCTCCAGGAAACTATCCCGGTCCTTCTGCAAGTGGTGTTGGTGGTGCGTTCACATTTACAGATGTGGTAGTAAATTTGGACGGCAATGTGAAATTCCAAGGTTTCAGCAAAGACGGTTATGACTTCCCCGATGTGGCAACACTTGTGGAAGCAGCACGCGGCAATTTAGAAAACGAAGCTGTTTTCCAATCTAGTAAGGCAAAACAGTCGCTGCCTTATTTGACTCCCAGACCAGGCTATCAGGCAAAGTATCTGGAATGTGCTAGGCCTCAGCAGCAACCGATTGAGGATGGCAGATATGCAGCACAGTATTTCCTTAACATCATGAACATTAATACGGATGCTCACTTTGGTGTGGTTTCCTTCTCTAACGAGGCTGGACCAACAAAACTGCCTGGCTTCAATGTTTCCCCTAAATACAATGCCGGCGGCACATGTGAAGTAGTCATACCGACAGTGGAATTAAGTCGCAATCAAAATAATTTCACTAATGTTATGTCGGCAGTCGGCAGTGTAGAAGCTTATGGATCAACCAATATTGGTGATGCAGTCAACACAGCTGTTCAGCATTTGAAAGCACAAAATAGACCAACGTCCAAGCAGGTAATTGTGTTGTTTACGGATGGCATGCCCACACAAGGTGGACCGCTAAGCAATGATCCGTTTACCAATGCGCGGCAAGCTGCTGTAAAAGCACATGACGCCGGTATTCCTGTTTTTACATTAGGATTGGCGCAGAATCAGGAAATCATTCCTTACGAGACGGCAATTCTCAATGATACTAATGACGATCCAGGTTCCGGTGGTATTGCTGCTATCTCGGGTAATGGTGCAAGATTCTATTTGGTCACGGATTCAAGTAAGTTGCGTGCAACTTTTGAAAACATTGCTCGCCAGTTGGTTCAATTGATTGATACAGGGGTGGAAGAATGA
- the rpiB gene encoding ribose 5-phosphate isomerase B, whose translation MAIRVAVGSDHGGFPLKKTVLDFVKAQGFEVLDLGTNSDEACDYPDFAEAVGKAIINGDAELGIVLCGSGVGVSVAANKIPGIRAGVCHDTFSARQCREDDDVNVLCMGARVIGSELAKDVMKAFLDAKFSGAERHRRRLQKVLKIEQENLLQKTK comes from the coding sequence ATGGCAATTCGAGTGGCAGTCGGTTCAGACCACGGCGGTTTTCCACTAAAAAAAACGGTGCTAGATTTCGTAAAAGCGCAAGGCTTTGAAGTCCTTGACCTCGGTACCAACAGCGACGAAGCATGCGACTATCCCGATTTCGCTGAAGCTGTCGGCAAAGCAATAATCAATGGCGACGCAGAATTAGGCATTGTGCTTTGCGGCTCCGGTGTCGGCGTGTCGGTCGCCGCCAATAAAATCCCAGGAATTAGAGCAGGAGTTTGCCACGATACATTTTCAGCGCGTCAATGCCGTGAAGACGACGACGTCAACGTCCTATGTATGGGCGCGCGCGTCATAGGTTCTGAACTTGCCAAAGATGTTATGAAAGCTTTTCTCGATGCAAAATTTTCCGGCGCCGAAAGACATCGCCGCCGCCTGCAGAAAGTTTTAAAAATCGAACAGGAAAATCTACTGCAAAAGACTAAATGA
- a CDS encoding universal stress protein, with product MNILLAIDDSPHSLAALDSVLGRPWPKDSKFRAVSVVEPFHPEYAGWHTSYVPLALEAQKEILESAKRLVNDATQKLEQKFGADNVISDVFEGYIKDKILETAREWPADLIVMGSHGRRGFTRFLLGSVSEAVVSHAPCSVEIVKLPAGHEHETNPQTNKDQSTVNKLNF from the coding sequence ATGAACATTCTGTTGGCTATAGATGATTCGCCGCACTCGTTAGCTGCCTTGGATTCAGTTTTAGGTCGTCCCTGGCCAAAAGACAGCAAATTTAGAGCAGTTTCTGTCGTCGAGCCGTTCCATCCGGAGTACGCCGGTTGGCACACGAGTTACGTGCCACTAGCTCTGGAGGCACAAAAGGAAATACTTGAGTCAGCAAAAAGACTAGTAAATGATGCCACCCAAAAGCTTGAACAGAAATTTGGCGCCGACAACGTGATAAGCGACGTGTTTGAAGGCTACATAAAGGACAAGATTCTGGAAACTGCTCGAGAATGGCCTGCCGACCTAATTGTGATGGGTTCACATGGCAGACGTGGTTTTACTCGATTTCTATTAGGCAGTGTTTCTGAGGCTGTAGTATCACATGCCCCATGTTCAGTAGAGATAGTCAAACTACCAGCTGGGCATGAGCACGAGACAAACCCTCAAACAAACAAAGATCAATCGACAGTAAACAAACTAAATTTCTGA
- the ruvA gene encoding Holliday junction branch migration protein RuvA, which yields MLSYLKGTVVGKESTGGPHDRLVLEVGGIGFDLVVSRRTLLTVGQPGDEVMVHTALSIRENDWTIFGFAHSDERQMFNLIQTVTGVGPKLALALIGTFGPQELAEAIMASDHKLISQAPGVGAKLAQRLILELKSKVENWQEQRGVNSTEGPARSSSHDEVREILNGLGYTPTEVSMALKSATDGGNEDVESLVRVSLKFLGSAR from the coding sequence ATGCTTTCTTATCTAAAAGGCACAGTCGTAGGCAAGGAAAGCACGGGTGGTCCACATGACAGGCTTGTGCTGGAAGTTGGCGGCATCGGCTTTGACTTGGTTGTCTCCCGCCGCACATTGCTGACAGTTGGTCAGCCGGGAGATGAAGTGATGGTGCATACGGCACTTTCAATTCGCGAAAATGACTGGACTATTTTTGGGTTTGCTCATTCAGATGAACGTCAGATGTTCAATTTGATTCAGACAGTTACTGGTGTCGGTCCGAAGTTGGCTCTGGCGCTTATTGGTACTTTCGGACCGCAAGAGCTTGCTGAAGCAATTATGGCGTCCGATCACAAACTCATAAGTCAGGCTCCGGGTGTTGGCGCGAAATTAGCGCAGCGCCTAATTCTTGAATTGAAGAGTAAGGTAGAAAACTGGCAAGAGCAGCGTGGAGTGAATTCAACAGAAGGTCCGGCACGTTCATCGTCACATGATGAAGTACGCGAGATTTTGAATGGACTTGGTTATACGCCAACAGAAGTTAGCATGGCTCTCAAGTCGGCGACTGACGGCGGCAATGAAGATGTTGAATCATTGGTGCGTGTAAGTTTGAAATTCCTTGGCTCGGCTCGTTAG
- a CDS encoding DNA polymerase III subunit alpha, whose product MPRPYVPLHLHTEYSLLDGATRIKELVKKARSDNMPAVAITDHGVMYGAIELSKTCHEMGGVKPIIGCEGYIIDGDITDKTTKQPLYHLTLIAYSQQGYKNLVRLNTKAHLEGFYYKPRINKDLLAQHKEGLIVLSGCLGAELCQHLLADNYDKAKEAAAWYKEIFGENYYIEIQDHGQHEDRKVNVPLVKIAKELGVKLCATNDSHFTHKHDGVSHDALLCIQMGKMVTDANRMKFTGWEYIKNGDEMSYLFRDHLDFEHVDQSIKSTLEIADKVEAIKLSGDPRLPNFPVPPGHTPETYMNHLVLDGLKSRYPTITNVEEDRVRAELKVIEDMNYASYFLIVADFINWARSKGIPVGPGRGSAAGSLVAYCLGITNIDPIRYNLLFERFLNPERKSMPDIDTDFCIERRDEVLKYVSEKYGADKVAQIITFNRMTSKAVLKDVARVLEFPFAESNKLAKLVPVVRGKPTPLEEMITEHPEFKKTYYTNEEAKQVIDLAKNLEGINKTFGMHAAGVVISDVPLEEIVPLQKNNDGTIITQFYMEDLAYAGLVKMDFLGLRNLTMIDRAVKIIKETRGIEIDIEKIPIDDPAVYQTISNGDLAGIFQLETSSGMRQVARDLKPSNIEDISALIALYRPGPLDTGMIDKFVDCKHGKTQITYPTPLLEPILKDTYGQIVYQEQVMQIAQQLAGYTLGQADLLRRAMGKKKPEEMEKQREIFVSGCAKNGVKIEIANKLFDQLVAFAEYCFNKSHSQAYAAVTYQTAYLKTHYPVEYMTSLLSSVSGDQDKLQGYIAECQAMSIDILPPDINVSGADFTADGNSIRFGLSAVKNVGQAAIEEIVTVRERDGKYKTLQDFINRIDHRVVNKRCLEALVKCGACGSLDVTRKTALTNLEKLVDSAGRRQAEQASGQISLFSLSSGGDAPMVVIELAGDGSEYSEAEMQMMEHELLGFYVTSHPLQRVANRLRLLTTHALKDIREASDGTTVILGGLATSVEKRLTKKNKLLCIVGLEDLAAKTEIVIYSELLEKLDPDVLVSQALLLIKGKVKKGDEGEISILASSVRRVADASLVNIYLTEKQQFGDLHRLKDVLNCYKGEDPVLLHFPEEAHNKLILVGSQFWVDAKSGLPGAIKSNLWPDAEIRINPVRV is encoded by the coding sequence ATGCCGCGGCCATACGTACCGCTTCATTTGCACACCGAATATAGTCTTCTTGATGGTGCAACACGCATCAAAGAGTTGGTGAAGAAGGCTCGCTCGGACAATATGCCCGCTGTGGCCATTACTGACCACGGCGTAATGTATGGCGCGATTGAACTTTCGAAGACCTGCCATGAAATGGGTGGAGTTAAACCAATTATTGGTTGCGAAGGCTACATCATTGATGGCGACATTACAGATAAGACAACCAAGCAACCGCTCTATCACCTGACACTTATCGCTTACAGCCAGCAGGGCTATAAAAACCTTGTGCGTCTGAATACCAAGGCGCATTTGGAAGGTTTCTATTACAAGCCGCGTATCAATAAAGATCTTTTGGCTCAACACAAAGAAGGGCTGATTGTTTTGTCCGGTTGTTTGGGCGCTGAATTGTGCCAGCATTTGCTTGCCGACAATTACGACAAGGCAAAAGAAGCTGCTGCCTGGTACAAAGAAATATTCGGCGAAAACTATTACATTGAAATTCAAGACCATGGTCAGCACGAAGACCGTAAAGTAAATGTTCCATTAGTCAAAATTGCCAAAGAGCTAGGCGTCAAACTTTGCGCAACCAACGATAGCCACTTCACGCACAAGCATGATGGTGTATCGCACGATGCTCTCTTATGCATTCAGATGGGCAAGATGGTCACTGATGCCAACCGTATGAAATTTACCGGTTGGGAATACATCAAAAATGGCGACGAGATGTCTTATCTCTTCCGCGACCACCTGGATTTCGAGCACGTCGACCAATCAATCAAGAGCACATTGGAAATTGCCGACAAGGTAGAGGCAATTAAGCTATCAGGCGATCCGCGTTTGCCAAATTTTCCTGTGCCGCCAGGTCACACGCCTGAGACTTACATGAATCATCTGGTTCTGGATGGACTCAAGTCACGCTATCCGACAATAACTAACGTTGAAGAAGATCGTGTGCGGGCGGAACTTAAGGTCATCGAGGACATGAATTATGCCTCGTATTTCTTGATTGTGGCGGATTTTATTAATTGGGCGCGCAGCAAAGGCATTCCAGTTGGCCCTGGGCGTGGATCAGCTGCCGGTAGTTTGGTTGCCTATTGCCTGGGTATTACCAACATTGATCCAATACGCTACAACCTACTTTTTGAGCGTTTCTTAAACCCGGAAAGAAAATCCATGCCTGATATCGATACCGACTTTTGTATCGAAAGGCGTGACGAAGTCTTGAAGTACGTGTCGGAAAAATACGGAGCGGATAAAGTAGCGCAAATTATTACATTCAACCGCATGACCTCAAAAGCGGTGTTGAAAGACGTAGCCCGCGTTCTTGAATTTCCATTTGCCGAATCCAACAAGTTGGCGAAGTTGGTGCCTGTCGTTCGCGGCAAGCCGACGCCGCTTGAAGAGATGATCACTGAACATCCTGAGTTCAAGAAGACTTATTACACCAACGAAGAAGCTAAGCAAGTAATTGACCTGGCAAAAAATCTTGAGGGTATAAACAAAACCTTCGGGATGCACGCAGCCGGCGTGGTTATTTCCGATGTACCGCTTGAAGAAATTGTTCCTTTACAGAAGAACAACGATGGAACAATCATCACGCAGTTTTACATGGAAGACTTGGCATATGCCGGTCTTGTGAAAATGGACTTCTTGGGTCTACGCAACCTGACGATGATTGATAGAGCCGTCAAAATCATCAAAGAAACGCGCGGGATAGAAATTGATATTGAAAAAATTCCTATCGATGATCCTGCTGTTTATCAAACGATAAGTAACGGTGACCTGGCTGGTATTTTCCAATTAGAAACCTCATCGGGTATGCGTCAGGTTGCTCGAGATCTGAAACCGTCCAACATAGAAGATATTTCCGCCTTAATTGCGCTTTATCGACCGGGCCCTTTAGATACGGGGATGATCGATAAATTCGTCGATTGCAAACACGGCAAAACTCAAATAACTTATCCAACTCCTCTCTTGGAACCTATCCTTAAGGATACGTACGGACAAATCGTCTACCAAGAGCAGGTTATGCAAATTGCTCAGCAGCTTGCTGGCTATACGCTTGGACAAGCCGACTTGCTACGTCGCGCCATGGGTAAGAAGAAGCCCGAGGAGATGGAGAAGCAGCGCGAAATCTTTGTCAGTGGCTGCGCTAAAAATGGCGTCAAGATTGAAATTGCCAATAAGCTCTTTGATCAACTCGTGGCATTTGCTGAGTACTGCTTCAATAAGTCGCACAGCCAAGCGTATGCCGCTGTTACGTATCAGACAGCCTATCTAAAGACGCACTATCCAGTTGAATACATGACGTCGCTATTGTCCTCTGTTAGTGGCGACCAAGACAAACTGCAAGGCTATATCGCCGAGTGTCAGGCCATGAGCATTGATATTTTGCCGCCTGACATAAATGTATCCGGTGCTGACTTTACAGCTGATGGCAATTCCATTCGCTTTGGATTGTCCGCCGTTAAAAACGTCGGACAAGCTGCTATTGAAGAAATAGTTACAGTGCGCGAACGTGACGGCAAGTATAAAACTCTGCAGGACTTCATCAATCGCATTGACCACCGCGTCGTCAACAAGCGTTGTCTTGAAGCGTTAGTTAAGTGTGGTGCTTGCGGAAGTTTGGACGTAACTCGCAAGACAGCTTTGACCAATTTGGAAAAGCTTGTCGATTCTGCAGGACGTAGACAAGCCGAGCAAGCGTCCGGACAAATCAGTCTCTTCAGTTTGTCGAGTGGCGGCGACGCGCCGATGGTTGTTATTGAACTGGCTGGAGATGGAAGCGAATATTCAGAAGCTGAAATGCAGATGATGGAGCATGAGCTTCTTGGATTTTATGTGACCAGTCATCCATTGCAGCGCGTAGCTAATAGACTGCGCCTGCTTACGACACACGCTTTGAAAGATATCCGCGAAGCATCTGACGGAACGACTGTAATTCTAGGCGGTCTGGCGACAAGTGTAGAGAAGCGTCTGACAAAGAAAAACAAGTTACTTTGTATTGTTGGGTTAGAAGATTTAGCTGCTAAAACCGAAATTGTCATTTATAGCGAACTACTCGAAAAACTCGATCCCGATGTACTAGTCTCCCAGGCACTTTTGCTGATTAAGGGTAAGGTGAAGAAGGGCGATGAAGGGGAAATATCCATTTTGGCAAGTAGTGTCCGCCGTGTAGCTGATGCTTCGCTCGTGAATATCTATTTGACCGAGAAACAACAATTCGGTGACTTGCACAGGTTGAAGGACGTTCTCAACTGCTACAAAGGCGAGGACCCTGTCCTGTTGCATTTCCCTGAAGAAGCTCACAACAAACTAATTCTCGTCGGTAGCCAATTCTGGGTAGACGCAAAGAGTGGTTTGCCAGGCGCCATAAAGAGCAACCTATGGCCCGATGCTGAGATACGGATCAATCCTGTAAGAGTATAA
- a CDS encoding isoprenylcysteine carboxylmethyltransferase family protein yields MVTTDIFRGVIAETKRTKGRNFLLALISAALAYLLVAGPMAFVRGINSIFVPHHHQEVMLVQFCIVISFMSGLLGFRPASGVKEAKKQRRVVWTMVGFIFLYIACAVLCEKLKITVTYGFVRDIGLVLVAIGGILRLWSIATLGRFHTAYVALMEEHKLIQTGPYKFVRNPSYLGMLVVMAGIPLVYGTWFPLLAMPGAFIVMKWRMNDEEAFLAEHFGHEYAEYRAKTVRLIPFIY; encoded by the coding sequence ATGGTAACAACGGATATTTTCCGCGGTGTAATTGCTGAGACCAAGCGCACAAAAGGGCGGAACTTTCTGCTTGCGCTTATAAGTGCAGCACTTGCTTATTTGCTTGTAGCCGGTCCGATGGCTTTTGTCCGAGGGATAAATTCCATCTTTGTGCCGCATCACCATCAAGAAGTGATGTTGGTGCAATTTTGCATTGTTATTAGTTTCATGAGCGGCTTGTTGGGATTTCGTCCGGCATCAGGAGTTAAAGAAGCCAAAAAACAACGACGTGTTGTTTGGACAATGGTTGGTTTTATTTTCTTGTACATTGCCTGCGCGGTGCTTTGTGAAAAATTGAAGATTACAGTTACCTATGGCTTTGTGCGTGACATTGGACTTGTACTTGTTGCTATAGGAGGAATACTTCGCCTTTGGTCGATTGCGACTTTAGGGCGTTTCCATACTGCCTACGTTGCTCTCATGGAAGAGCACAAGCTTATCCAGACTGGTCCGTACAAGTTTGTTAGAAATCCAAGTTATCTAGGGATGCTTGTCGTTATGGCTGGAATTCCCCTTGTCTATGGCACTTGGTTTCCTCTTTTAGCCATGCCTGGAGCGTTTATAGTCATGAAATGGCGAATGAACGATGAAGAGGCTTTCCTGGCTGAGCACTTCGGGCATGAGTATGCCGAGTATCGGGCGAAGACAGTTCGATTAATTCCGTTTATATATTGA
- the trpA gene encoding tryptophan synthase subunit alpha produces the protein MPETLTHRYDESFAHLQTNNKKAFIPFTMLGWPNRDTCLETIKTMIQSGASALELGIAFSDPIADGPTIQQAAVETIASNFSVNDALNLIAEVRTFEKMIPIGLLVYYNMVLKYGTEAFYAKAKEVGVDGILIVDLPPEESEQPANLARQNGLAQIFIVSPLTTPKRLELILGQASGFLYVVSRLGITGTHEDFDQRLQDLISTVKKSTKLPLLVGFGISSPEHAKRMIALGADGVITGSKVIDLVKSGGQDTLSKYLVSMVQASSSEA, from the coding sequence ATGCCTGAGACATTAACACATCGGTACGACGAGTCCTTTGCTCACTTGCAAACGAACAACAAAAAGGCATTTATCCCTTTTACGATGCTTGGCTGGCCAAATAGAGACACCTGCCTCGAGACCATCAAAACCATGATTCAATCAGGCGCCAGTGCCCTTGAGCTGGGCATAGCCTTTTCCGATCCAATTGCCGACGGCCCGACCATTCAACAAGCAGCCGTTGAAACAATTGCCTCGAATTTCAGCGTAAACGACGCGTTGAATTTAATTGCAGAAGTGAGAACTTTTGAAAAGATGATTCCAATTGGATTGCTTGTGTATTACAACATGGTTCTTAAATATGGCACGGAAGCCTTTTACGCTAAAGCAAAAGAAGTAGGGGTAGACGGCATTCTAATCGTCGACCTGCCACCGGAAGAATCGGAGCAACCAGCCAATCTTGCTCGGCAAAACGGATTGGCACAGATATTTATAGTCTCGCCTTTAACGACGCCAAAACGGCTGGAGTTGATTTTAGGACAAGCCAGCGGCTTCCTATATGTCGTATCTCGCTTGGGTATTACGGGAACTCATGAAGACTTTGATCAGCGCTTACAGGACCTTATAAGCACCGTTAAGAAGTCAACGAAACTCCCTCTACTTGTTGGCTTCGGCATCTCCTCACCAGAGCACGCAAAGCGTATGATTGCACTCGGTGCCGATGGAGTTATTACCGGCTCCAAAGTAATCGACCTTGTTAAATCAGGTGGTCAAGATACTTTGTCCAAGTACCTTGTTTCAATGGTTCAAGCTAGCTCAAGCGAAGCTTGA